In a single window of the Terriglobia bacterium genome:
- a CDS encoding class I SAM-dependent methyltransferase, giving the protein MTTMPLEITGRTPRPLVTVTCEYCGSSDSKTLTGPLTDCELADELPLAFRGLTFTFVQCLHCGLVYLRERPDPGDVSCYYPETYKCFQSYDERGLIMKKLAQGVARRKLQEIARFMPAGNRTLLDYGCGSGTWLSLLQDLGCNYRMIGTDITAGPLQELRPRGIEAYACDEKTIGKHVAAASVGVVHLFHVIEHVADASAVLESIRQILVPGGVLIGQTPNVDSLGRRVWGDLWNQWHAPQHFVLFSDRTLRRHAEKAGFEVVKIASSISGATQWALSFLHLWANWRGRQFHHIHEPLYPPLIIAAMPVAVVEAMFSRTCHMDFVLRKRG; this is encoded by the coding sequence ATGACGACGATGCCGCTCGAGATCACCGGACGCACTCCCCGGCCTCTGGTGACGGTGACGTGCGAGTACTGCGGCTCGTCCGACAGCAAAACTTTGACCGGCCCGCTGACCGATTGCGAACTTGCAGACGAACTGCCTCTCGCGTTTCGCGGACTGACTTTTACATTCGTCCAATGCCTGCACTGCGGATTGGTTTATCTTCGGGAACGCCCGGATCCCGGCGACGTGAGCTGCTACTATCCCGAAACCTACAAGTGTTTTCAAAGTTACGACGAGCGCGGACTCATCATGAAAAAGCTGGCGCAGGGTGTGGCGCGGCGAAAGCTTCAGGAGATTGCGCGATTCATGCCGGCCGGAAACCGGACGCTTCTGGACTACGGCTGCGGCAGCGGAACGTGGTTGTCGTTGCTCCAGGACCTGGGCTGCAACTACAGGATGATCGGAACGGACATCACGGCGGGACCGCTCCAGGAATTGAGGCCGCGCGGTATTGAGGCGTATGCCTGCGACGAGAAAACGATCGGGAAGCATGTCGCGGCGGCCAGCGTCGGCGTCGTGCATCTGTTCCATGTGATCGAACACGTCGCGGATGCGAGCGCGGTATTGGAATCCATTCGACAGATTCTCGTGCCGGGCGGCGTGTTGATCGGGCAGACGCCGAACGTCGATTCGCTGGGACGCCGCGTGTGGGGCGACCTCTGGAATCAGTGGCACGCGCCGCAACACTTCGTGCTGTTTTCGGATCGCACGCTGCGGAGACATGCGGAGAAGGCCGGTTTCGAGGTGGTGAAGATTGCGAGCTCGATCTCCGGCGCGACGCAGTGGGCGCTTTCGTTTCTGCACCTGTGGGCGAACTGGCGAGGCCGGCAGTTTCATCATATTCATGAACCGCTGTACCCGCCGCTGATCATCGCCGCCATGCCGGTGGCGGTGGTGGAGGCGATGTTTTCGAGAACCTGTCACATGGATTTTGTGTTGCGGAAGCGCGGGTAG
- a CDS encoding fatty acid desaturase family protein, with product MTTQTIDRDAVQALSVPSKSRTFADSVLTWGIIAGAAAAAHLVDRAYAYLLAIIIIGGRQNALATLAHEGWHGLLFRSRRANHAIAAWFYAYPLGILYYHDRERHLRHHREVGHDYDPDWINYTSRDRETPARLLAYLASLLFGRLLFSTLLSVAKRGRPRITIESANVPSELWRVAVSQGVLFGAMTAATGQWWVYPLLWLLPLATFAGFFANFRALIEHVVVCDDATPEDRLRDIHAGPLERFFVAPSHFNYHALHHAHPSVPHYNLPRGKEAYLQRFGLYPFTVRPGYTNAFFAHLRQLRPQA from the coding sequence ATGACGACCCAGACCATCGACCGGGACGCCGTCCAGGCCCTTTCGGTCCCTTCAAAAAGCAGGACATTCGCGGACTCTGTCCTCACCTGGGGAATCATTGCGGGCGCCGCGGCGGCCGCGCATCTTGTTGATCGCGCCTATGCTTACCTGCTGGCGATCATAATTATCGGCGGCCGCCAGAATGCGCTGGCGACACTGGCGCACGAGGGCTGGCACGGCCTGCTTTTCCGGTCCCGCCGCGCGAACCATGCGATTGCGGCATGGTTTTACGCCTACCCCCTCGGCATCCTTTATTATCACGACCGCGAACGCCACCTCCGGCATCATCGGGAGGTCGGCCACGACTATGATCCGGATTGGATCAATTACACCAGCCGCGATCGCGAAACTCCCGCCCGGCTGCTGGCGTACCTGGCGTCGTTGCTTTTCGGCCGGCTGCTGTTCTCGACGCTTCTCAGCGTGGCGAAGCGAGGACGGCCGCGCATCACAATCGAGTCGGCAAATGTTCCGTCCGAACTCTGGCGTGTAGCCGTGTCTCAGGGCGTGCTGTTCGGTGCGATGACGGCGGCGACCGGCCAATGGTGGGTTTATCCCCTGCTCTGGCTGCTGCCGCTGGCGACCTTCGCCGGCTTTTTTGCCAATTTCCGCGCGCTGATCGAGCATGTCGTTGTTTGCGATGACGCCACGCCGGAAGACCGCCTGCGCGACATTCACGCCGGACCACTCGAGCGATTCTTCGTGGCGCCGTCTCACTTCAACTACCATGCGCTTCACCACGCGCATCCCTCCGTTCCTCATTACAATCTGCCGCGCGGTAAGGAGGCCTATCTCCAGCGCTTCGGGCTGTATCCCTTCACCGTCCGCCCTGGCTATACCAACGCTTTTTTCGCCCATTTGCGGCAACTGCGTCCGCAAGCATGA
- a CDS encoding coiled coil domain-containing protein, whose protein sequence is MSDDKRNRIPLEEQLAELVAQINDLIHKLETAAGKEAETLRPKLKAAQERLEELKKTSAEAWEDLKPGIEKAWDELQRSFTQAATRFKSRPKP, encoded by the coding sequence ATGTCTGATGATAAACGGAATCGCATACCTCTGGAGGAGCAACTCGCCGAACTCGTCGCTCAAATCAACGACCTGATTCACAAACTGGAGACCGCCGCCGGAAAAGAAGCTGAAACGCTCCGCCCGAAATTGAAGGCCGCGCAGGAGCGGCTCGAGGAACTGAAAAAGACCAGCGCCGAAGCCTGGGAGGATCTGAAACCAGGTATCGAAAAGGCTTGGGACGAACTGCAGAGATCCTTCACGCAGGCGGCCACACGATTCAAATCACGCCCGAAGCCGTAG
- a CDS encoding TMEM165/GDT1 family protein, producing MQWQLFGSTFALIFISELPDKTSFATLLLASRANPLAVFLGAAGAFVVQSLVAVTFGRLLSALPQRVVHIGAGLVFLVLAVLMWRRDATDEDAGITRRDGFLKSAGSAFVVIFLAEWGDLTQLATATLAAQYAAPVTIFISATLALWTVTGIGALAGHFAGRRLQPKFLQRLAAIVFAGAGIVLLIRA from the coding sequence GTGCAGTGGCAGCTCTTCGGCTCGACGTTCGCATTGATCTTCATCTCAGAACTTCCGGACAAAACGTCATTTGCAACTCTGCTTCTCGCCTCACGCGCGAATCCGCTCGCGGTTTTCCTGGGAGCAGCCGGCGCTTTTGTCGTGCAGAGTCTGGTCGCCGTCACATTCGGGCGGCTCTTGAGCGCGCTTCCCCAGAGAGTCGTTCACATCGGCGCCGGTCTGGTCTTTCTCGTTCTTGCGGTTCTCATGTGGCGGCGCGATGCGACGGATGAAGACGCCGGGATCACACGCCGCGACGGATTTCTGAAATCCGCCGGGTCGGCATTTGTGGTGATCTTCCTCGCGGAATGGGGCGACCTCACGCAGCTCGCCACGGCGACACTGGCGGCTCAGTATGCAGCGCCGGTCACCATCTTCATCTCGGCGACACTGGCGCTGTGGACTGTCACCGGCATTGGCGCTCTCGCCGGGCATTTCGCCGGACGCCGTCTGCAGCCGAAATTCCTGCAACGGCTGGCAGCGATTGTCTTCGCTGGCGCCGGGATCGTGCTTCTGATCCGAGCTTAA
- a CDS encoding putative molybdenum carrier protein, translated as MFPLQKLVSGGQTGADRGALLAAREIGIATGGFAPRGWLTENGPQEALLRSFGLMECGSEGYAARTRENIARSDGTLLIGPYQNGGSRLTYNVAVQMNKPLFLVGYPDHQADAAAFGQWLAHHHIQILNVAGNRESQSPGIAGFTRSFLLAAICG; from the coding sequence ATGTTCCCTCTTCAAAAACTCGTCAGCGGCGGACAGACCGGGGCCGACAGGGGAGCGCTGCTGGCGGCGCGCGAGATCGGAATCGCGACCGGAGGATTCGCGCCGCGTGGATGGCTTACCGAAAACGGACCTCAAGAGGCGCTGCTGCGGAGTTTTGGGCTGATGGAATGCGGGAGCGAAGGATACGCGGCCCGCACCAGGGAAAACATCGCGCGGTCGGATGGGACACTCCTGATCGGGCCGTACCAGAACGGCGGCAGCAGGCTTACATATAATGTGGCGGTGCAGATGAACAAGCCCCTGTTTCTGGTCGGCTATCCCGATCACCAAGCCGATGCGGCTGCCTTCGGGCAGTGGCTGGCTCATCACCATATTCAAATACTCAATGTCGCCGGTAATCGTGAATCGCAGAGCCCGGGCATAGCCGGATTCACGCGGAGCTTTCTCCTCGCCGCCATTTGCGGCTAG
- a CDS encoding TIGR03435 family protein gives MKTITTQILLLTALSGLAYGQTPEKPPSFEAADVHSSPKNPNPNVQSLGGFARGGRYQFKNATMLDLISNAYGIDAEKVTGGPFWLETDRFDILAKAPTSVTPANTKLMLRSLLADRFKLVSHNEDKPMNAWTMTAVTAGKPGPQMKEAKGGPTNCNGQPGTAPNTTLVCTNVSMAVLAQIVRQMEPGTYDSPVGDMTGIEGNWDLQITWTNIGAIAAAGKDAIPVKEAFEKQLGIKLEQQKRAVATMVVDSVTRKPTDNVAGIEKLVPVVATEFEVAEFKPSAPNSPVRGGLQPGGRIDLQGLTLKQLMLVSLGLAGPNNQGAGNAADLLSGPKFLETDKYDIVAKAPSDVALSGTDVDADTILAMLRTLLIDRFKIKYHIEDQPINVYALTLQKKDARLKQADPNSRSTCKRTVAANSFGIPTATLTCQNTTLAQLADKLPAMAPAYVDHPAVDASGLEGGFDFALSWTPRANFEGGQRGQGPAGAGASEPNGALSLFEGVQRLGLKLDVKKQPYPVLVIDHMETKPTEN, from the coding sequence TTGAAGACCATAACCACGCAGATTCTGTTACTTACCGCGCTTTCCGGATTGGCATACGGCCAAACTCCGGAAAAGCCCCCCTCTTTTGAGGCAGCGGACGTTCATTCGAGTCCAAAGAATCCGAATCCGAACGTGCAGTCGCTGGGCGGATTCGCGCGTGGTGGACGGTACCAGTTCAAGAACGCGACCATGCTGGATCTCATTTCGAATGCTTACGGGATTGACGCAGAAAAAGTGACCGGCGGCCCGTTCTGGCTGGAAACGGATCGGTTCGATATCCTCGCCAAAGCGCCCACCTCGGTCACGCCGGCGAATACCAAGCTGATGCTGCGTTCGTTACTGGCCGATCGCTTCAAGCTGGTCAGCCATAACGAAGATAAGCCTATGAATGCGTGGACGATGACAGCGGTAACGGCGGGAAAACCGGGTCCTCAGATGAAAGAAGCGAAGGGCGGACCGACCAATTGCAACGGGCAGCCGGGAACTGCACCGAACACGACGCTCGTTTGCACAAACGTCAGTATGGCCGTTTTAGCCCAGATCGTGCGGCAGATGGAGCCGGGCACTTACGACAGTCCAGTTGGCGACATGACGGGTATCGAAGGAAATTGGGATTTACAGATCACGTGGACCAATATCGGCGCCATTGCCGCGGCGGGCAAAGACGCCATTCCCGTCAAGGAAGCCTTCGAGAAGCAGCTTGGAATCAAACTGGAACAGCAGAAACGCGCCGTGGCCACAATGGTTGTGGACAGTGTGACCCGCAAACCGACCGACAATGTTGCGGGAATCGAAAAACTGGTGCCGGTGGTGGCCACCGAATTCGAGGTCGCGGAATTCAAACCGTCTGCGCCGAACAGCCCGGTGCGCGGCGGCCTCCAGCCCGGCGGAAGGATTGATCTGCAGGGACTCACGCTCAAACAACTGATGCTGGTTTCCCTGGGTCTCGCTGGTCCGAACAATCAGGGGGCCGGCAACGCCGCGGATTTACTCTCAGGACCGAAGTTCCTGGAAACCGATAAATACGATATCGTCGCCAAGGCGCCTTCCGATGTTGCCTTGTCCGGCACGGACGTCGATGCGGATACGATCCTCGCCATGCTGCGAACGCTGTTGATCGACCGCTTCAAAATCAAGTACCACATCGAGGACCAGCCCATTAATGTGTACGCCCTGACTCTCCAGAAGAAAGATGCACGCCTCAAGCAAGCCGATCCCAACAGCAGATCCACCTGTAAACGCACTGTTGCGGCCAACTCGTTCGGGATTCCTACGGCCACACTCACATGTCAGAACACTACACTCGCCCAGCTCGCCGACAAATTACCAGCGATGGCGCCGGCCTATGTGGATCATCCCGCAGTCGATGCCTCGGGCCTCGAAGGGGGCTTTGACTTCGCGCTTTCCTGGACGCCGCGCGCGAACTTCGAGGGTGGGCAGCGTGGACAAGGGCCGGCAGGCGCAGGCGCATCCGAGCCGAACGGCGCACTTAGTCTGTTCGAAGGCGTTCAACGGTTGGGCCTGAAGCTTGATGTCAAGAAACAGCCTTATCCCGTCCTCGTGATCGATCACATGGAAACCAAGCCGACCGAGAACTAA
- a CDS encoding PIN domain nuclease → MGTRRSRPVGPPEVVLDSGALIAFERNDKKVRTLVELAYQHGRTLHVPAGVVAQVWRDGRTQARLARLLGSNLVVVRALDRAEAQAAGVVCGQSRQDDVVDASVVLLARHLRARVVTSDPDDLQVLDPTIECIRC, encoded by the coding sequence GTGGGCACGCGCCGTTCTCGGCCTGTAGGCCCCCCGGAAGTCGTGCTCGACAGCGGCGCGTTGATTGCCTTCGAGCGGAATGACAAGAAGGTCCGGACGTTGGTTGAGTTGGCATACCAGCACGGCCGCACGCTGCATGTGCCTGCTGGCGTCGTAGCTCAAGTCTGGAGGGACGGCCGTACACAGGCACGCCTCGCCCGCCTGCTGGGATCGAACCTTGTGGTAGTGCGGGCACTCGATCGGGCCGAGGCTCAGGCAGCAGGTGTGGTTTGCGGGCAGAGCCGTCAAGATGACGTGGTAGATGCGAGCGTCGTCCTGCTCGCACGCCACCTCCGCGCCCGCGTCGTGACGAGCGATCCGGATGATCTGCAGGTTTTGGATCCAACCATCGAATGTATTCGCTGCTGA
- a CDS encoding RNA polymerase sigma factor has product MEPNAARSGLAMLSMETSSAETRNFDEVVQLHRARVFRFVLASVRDRPVAEDLTQECFWKAYKGWKRFRGDSSVNTWLMHIAVNVVKDFARSRRIQFWRRAPSVDPVSIESWLPDSGRSPEANVMLQENVRAIWTAAESVSPKQRTAFLLRFVEGMEMLEIAEVMGISESAVKVHLFRAVHAVRKRLRITV; this is encoded by the coding sequence ATGGAACCGAATGCCGCCAGATCGGGGTTGGCCATGCTCAGCATGGAGACGTCTTCGGCCGAAACGCGCAATTTCGACGAGGTGGTGCAACTTCACCGGGCACGTGTCTTCCGTTTCGTTCTGGCGTCCGTTCGTGACAGGCCGGTGGCGGAAGACCTGACGCAGGAGTGCTTCTGGAAGGCATATAAAGGATGGAAGCGTTTCCGGGGCGACTCGAGTGTCAACACCTGGCTGATGCACATCGCGGTCAATGTCGTAAAAGACTTCGCGCGAAGCCGCCGGATTCAATTCTGGCGGCGGGCTCCGTCGGTCGATCCGGTGAGCATCGAGAGCTGGCTGCCGGACTCCGGCAGGTCTCCCGAAGCGAACGTCATGCTTCAGGAAAACGTCCGGGCGATCTGGACGGCGGCCGAAAGCGTATCGCCGAAGCAGCGGACAGCATTCCTCCTGCGGTTCGTGGAAGGAATGGAAATGCTCGAAATCGCCGAAGTGATGGGCATCAGCGAGAGCGCCGTCAAAGTGCATCTGTTTCGAGCAGTGCACGCCGTGCGGAAAAGACTGAGGATAACCGTATGA
- a CDS encoding Spy/CpxP family protein refolding chaperone, which translates to MKRLVIIIGWIVLAATVPVCAQSPFEPAFAQSIDDLNGRLTTQLAQLQTSFGIASARNEPTAALQTGLQGTWWREARWIQMLGLTPDQQKKMDDAFRQNRIKLIDLTATLEKAELLLEPLVENIHAGDEGKILAQIDDVANARAELEKTNARMLLAIRQVLTPDQWEKLPKNNNAFGIHLNNGRVIRNGVAPAPPVPPSIPATPDKK; encoded by the coding sequence ATGAAACGACTGGTGATCATTATTGGATGGATAGTACTCGCGGCGACGGTTCCTGTTTGTGCGCAGTCACCGTTCGAGCCGGCTTTTGCGCAATCGATCGACGATCTGAACGGGAGATTGACGACGCAACTGGCCCAGCTTCAGACGTCGTTTGGTATCGCTTCGGCGAGAAATGAGCCGACCGCCGCACTCCAGACCGGGCTTCAGGGGACATGGTGGCGCGAGGCCCGCTGGATTCAGATGCTGGGCCTGACGCCGGATCAGCAGAAAAAAATGGACGACGCGTTTCGCCAGAACCGGATCAAACTGATCGACCTCACGGCCACACTCGAAAAAGCGGAACTGTTGCTGGAGCCGCTGGTCGAGAATATCCACGCCGGTGACGAGGGGAAGATCCTGGCTCAGATCGACGATGTCGCCAACGCCCGCGCCGAACTGGAAAAGACCAACGCCCGGATGCTGCTCGCAATCCGTCAGGTGCTGACACCGGATCAGTGGGAGAAGCTGCCGAAGAACAATAACGCGTTCGGGATTCACCTGAATAACGGAAGGGTCATACGGAATGGCGTTGCGCCGGCTCCGCCGGTTCCGCCGAGCATCCCGGCCACACCCGACAAGAAGTAA
- a CDS encoding MBL fold metallo-hydrolase: MRKRIVSLLVIAAMQVAFAGVPANAQGRGGRGNAADPVKQAMQIKPDLWYIADGGANSVVEVTPEGLILGDTKNPGEDIETAFIGQIKAISPMPVKYVFNTHPHGDHISHNQYFIDHGATVVGLKHLKEVWEAGNLNSTPGKPSVLFDKDYDLKFGGAEVEAHYFGSAHTDADTIVYFKTKKFVMLSDLVNFANASPGISGANAVQVPGILDKVLKLDFDQAIAGRGPLLTRAEVQAYQKTWDTFMTRVKDAVKAGATKETLASQVKQDDLVSPNLKAPWAFNANFFGQLFDALKSNPNGEPRMAN; the protein is encoded by the coding sequence ATGCGAAAACGAATTGTCAGCCTGTTGGTTATTGCGGCGATGCAGGTGGCATTTGCCGGTGTTCCTGCAAACGCTCAGGGCCGTGGTGGCCGCGGCAATGCTGCGGATCCCGTCAAACAGGCGATGCAGATCAAGCCGGATCTCTGGTACATCGCCGACGGCGGGGCCAATTCTGTCGTCGAGGTTACTCCGGAAGGACTGATTCTGGGAGACACCAAAAATCCGGGCGAGGACATCGAGACCGCCTTCATCGGGCAGATCAAAGCGATTTCGCCCATGCCGGTCAAATACGTCTTCAACACCCATCCCCACGGCGATCACATTTCTCACAATCAATATTTCATCGATCATGGCGCGACGGTCGTCGGTCTCAAGCACCTGAAGGAAGTCTGGGAGGCCGGGAACCTCAACAGCACGCCGGGCAAGCCGTCAGTCCTGTTCGACAAAGACTATGATCTGAAATTCGGCGGCGCCGAAGTCGAAGCGCACTATTTCGGTTCGGCCCACACCGATGCGGACACGATCGTCTACTTCAAGACGAAGAAGTTCGTGATGCTTTCCGACCTGGTCAACTTTGCGAACGCAAGCCCCGGTATCAGCGGCGCCAACGCCGTCCAGGTGCCCGGAATACTCGACAAAGTCCTGAAGCTGGACTTCGATCAGGCCATCGCCGGCCGCGGCCCGCTTCTGACCAGAGCCGAGGTGCAGGCATACCAGAAGACCTGGGACACGTTCATGACGCGTGTGAAGGATGCCGTCAAGGCCGGCGCCACGAAGGAGACCCTCGCCTCGCAGGTCAAGCAGGACGATCTGGTCAGTCCGAATCTGAAGGCTCCCTGGGCATTCAACGCGAATTTCTTCGGCCAGCTGTTCGATGCCTTGAAATCCAATCCCAACGGCGAGCCGAGAATGGCGAACTAG
- a CDS encoding luciferase family protein — protein MLDDTLSARIQQEVASWPDVTVEGHRGGIIFFRVHSREIGHLHENRFADLPFPVRIREKLVASGKACLHYLHPQSGWVTRYFQREEDAEDIIELFRMNYIRPWLSRKGENS, from the coding sequence ATGCTGGACGACACCCTTTCCGCACGAATTCAACAGGAGGTCGCTTCCTGGCCGGACGTCACCGTCGAAGGCCATCGCGGTGGGATTATTTTCTTCCGGGTCCACAGCCGCGAAATCGGCCATCTGCATGAAAACCGCTTCGCCGATTTGCCCTTTCCCGTGCGGATACGCGAGAAGCTCGTAGCGTCGGGCAAGGCCTGCCTGCACTACCTGCACCCGCAGTCGGGATGGGTCACGCGCTACTTCCAGCGCGAAGAGGATGCCGAAGATATTATCGAGCTCTTCCGGATGAACTACATCCGGCCGTGGCTGTCGCGCAAAGGGGAGAATTCGTGA